A single window of Nicotiana sylvestris chromosome 3, ASM39365v2, whole genome shotgun sequence DNA harbors:
- the LOC138887155 gene encoding uncharacterized protein produces MQPPPYVEEEISKPSKEKKRKRGSPINTPKWKKSTIRKPKADTVALSPKMAQRLRDQEEEEEYDNCLLVSCERGSSDASKVAEPVVEETAVVLNKKAFSKSRAEMDQCEAELKKISKERDILKILYAKKERRSAISELVSAEGQVGGAASEGAQGEGGQTLGWRQGMDSLASEKETLREQLASLKHQFQSVKEESLARGRGIEELKAKSANELAKAKFDVEAIASSYRADVEAANTQAREISTAAEVMLSYIEKAKALEEEVVALLSNDEDSASGSNSGGYEEEDPEDEALEGAAPGDVAAEDAAPE; encoded by the exons ATGCAGCCGCCTCCATATGTTGAAGAAGAGATCTCAAAGCCTtccaaagaaaagaagagaaagaggggGTCGCCTATAAATACACCAAAGTGGAAGAAAAGCACGATTCGAAAGCCTAAGGCTGATACTGTGGCCTTATCTCCGAAAATGGCCCAACGCCTCCGGGaccaggaagaagaagaagaatatgaCAACTGCCTGTTGGTATCTTGTGAAAGAGGAAGCTCTGATGCTTCGAAGGTTGCTGAACCTGTAGTGGAAGAGACG GCCGTTGTGCTTAATAAGAAAGCATTCTCGAAGTCTCGAGCCGAGATGGATCAATGTGAGGCCGAGCTTAAGAAGATCTCGAAAGAGAGGGACATTCTCAAAATCCTCTATGCCAAGAAAGAGAGGAGATCAGCGATCTCCGAGTTGG TTTCAGCAGAAGGGCAAGTTGGTGGAGCAGCTTCGGAAGGAGCTCAAGGTGAAGGAGGCCAGACCCTGGGGTGGAGGCAAGGCATGGACAGTCTTGCCTCTGAGAAAGAAACTCTTCGAGAGCAGTTGGCTTCACTCAAACACCAGTTTCAAAGTGTGAAGGAGGAGAGCCTAGCTCGAGGCCGCGGAATCGAGGAGCTTAAAGCTAAATCTGCTAATGAGCTGGCTAAGGCCAAATTTGACGTTGAGGCAATTGCATCTTCGTACCGAGCCGACGTCGAGGCAGCCAACACCCAGGCAAGAGAGATCTCTACTGCAGCTGAAGTCATGTTATCAT ACATTGAAAAGGCAAAGGCTTTGGAAGAAGAGGTCGTCGCTTTGCTTTCTAATGACGAGGATTCAGCCAGTGGCTCTAATAGTGGGGGATATGAAGAAGAAGACCCCGAAGATGAGGCTCTTGAAGGCGCGGCTCCCGGAGATGTAGCTGCCGAAGATGCGGCCCCGGAGTAG